ttatctagtcgtctatgtcccaaccaaaggtcgtccatacgaaatttggcataaacaggtAGTGATTTACTAAATCCCCTGTATCAAAGTCATCAATTTGGGTGAGTTATCTCCTAACAACTTAGTCATCTACCATTCCCGGTATAGTGTAAGGATCTGAGGATGCCTACTGTTAGATAGGCTCGGCTCAACCTACACTATATCCTAATGACATGAGTGCCAACACTTGTGTTTTCTTTGGTGAACTTCAGTTTGGTGGGGGTATTACCTTTTTCCCAAAGTTTGTAGTGGTAACTACTAAAATTCTTCCATTTCTATTTGCAGATTGTGGATGGCCAAAACCAGTGCTTGACACTCTACTGAAGGTGCTTGAGgtactttttattttgttgataCCATGTTCACAATTTCATGGATTTTTTTGGTCTACAATTCTATTCTGGTAGTTGACATTCTGTTACCACTGGGCATTGCGTCTGAAGGATATAAAAACCAACACATGTTCAATATTTGTGTTAAAAAGTAGGgaattttcatttgtctttctTTAGAAATGACAGAGGACTACATGAGCAACCAGAAGACGGTCTTCACTATATGTTTCACTACTCTTCTATCCCATATCATCATGTGGTATGATCTCCCACAACCACTATACAGACAATACCATAACCAACGGCGACAAAGATATGTAGCAACCATCAAATTTGCACCACATAAACAAGCTTCACCCATCAAAATTCGTTGCAAATCATCAAAGGAATTGAAGTCCCCCACTGAGAAAGCCGCACATCTTGCAATACAAAAGCCGAAACAATTTTACCTGTTTGATGTAGAAGATTTCTACCTAACAGGCATCCGCCATGAGAGGAAGAAACGGAGAATTGCAGACATTAAACGAGTTCAGGCCGAGTTGACCTTAGAGACAATGAACCATGGATATGAGGATGTGtacaacaaaaataaagaacTTGTAGGGATACTACAGAAGATTAAGAAGTTAGGACACCCAATAAATTGGGCAACCTTTCATTCTTGGTGACTTTACAAAAATCAAATAGTATAGTGTGAAGTACCCCTCCCCGTTGTGTCCTACGATGTTTGTTCTTCACCAGACATTTAATTTGGTTGGTGGATACTTGGTTACGTAAAGATATTATAACTTTCATTGGATTTTACTTACGCCATGTCTTTTATACTACATGTCTCTTTACTGCCTCCCGTATAACATAGAACTGTATTATAGAAATACACATATGTATGGTTTATACGTATATATTGATGACACTATTACAGGCTTTCATAAGTATGTCACCTTATTTTCAGTGTACTATCTTATTGTTTTAGGGCAAGATTCCGAATAGATAAACTTCTTTGTTTTATTACTCAGGTACTCATACAAAAGCAATTGACATGGAGGTCGACAAAGAAAAGGCAAGACAAGCAAGACTTTCACGCCGATATATTATTATGCAAAGAGACAACAAAACAAGGGTCGCGATAGCACTCCAAGAAAATAACGACCACAACCAACAAACACCAATGTCCATAGTAAATAGAGGTTAGAATACAAAGTATTCAACTCACTGTAAAATCATTTCAGCTAATTTATTGTACAGTTGTACACGTTCCACTGTCATTTATTAGCACACATTGTTGTTCACATTTCACTCTTGCATTTTCACCAGGGTCATCCCAGTCTCACGCATATTGTCGCAAAAGGAGGGCTAACAATGCTGAATCTTCATCCTCATCGCGTCGCAGACAAAGATCAACAACAGTGACCAGTGAATGTAGCATCCAAAGAACAGCAGTATACCTCAATACCACTACAGGTATAATATAATTTTCATCTATATTACTAATCAAAATATCATAAAGAAACAACTCAAAATACCTTTTCCCCAGCAGATGTAACGGCTATGGAAAGCATCAACAGTAGCAACATAAGTCAAAGCACAAGTCCAACGCTACAACATCAACGTAAGCCCACTCCTCTTCACATGCTTCTTACATTTGTTGAATTATGGCCATACAAAACTATCTTAAACTAAATATCATAACAACAGGGAAGTACAACACAACATGGAACTTTGGTGGACCTAAAGAAAGATGTTCCCATTGCTCTGCAAGAGTATGGATTGAGGAAAGAGTGAAAAGTGTTGGCTCAGTTGACAACCCAAAGTTTAGCATTTGTTGCCAAAGGGGGAAGGTGCAGGTTCCGAAGCTTAAATAACCTCCACAATTGTTATGGAACCTCCTAAACCCGGAAGGGGGATCTCGGAATAACAAGTTCAAGGAGAACATAAGGGAATACAACTCTATCTTTGCATTCACATCAATGGGAGGAAGGGTAGATATGAGTATTAACAGAGGGCCCGGCCCATATGTCTTCCGCCTACACGAGCAAAACTACCACAAGATGGGCTCATTACTTCCCTCCCTTGGTGAGCAACCAAGATTCACCCAACTGTACATTTACGACACTGAAAACGAAGTCTCCAACAGAATCAACTCCGTCACAAATGAATCCACAACTGACCTCGACCCCGAAATAGTCGAAGGCCTTGCAAAAATGCTTTACGAAAACAATGAACTTGCAAAGGTGTTTAGAATGGAAAGGGAGATATTTGTGGAGGATGACATGACAAATGTTCGAGTACGCTTAATTGGTACGTGTTCGAAAGATGGGAGACAATACAACCTTCCAACTACACAGGAGCTCGCAGCGGTAATTATAGGGAGCGGTGACACAGAAAAAAACTGTAGAGATGTTATCATTGAAGAAAGAGGGTATGGGCTATGAAGGATATCCGAAAATCACCCCAGTTTCATGTCCTTGCAATATCCTCTGTTGTTCCCTTATGGAGAGGATGGCTACAGAATTGACATCCCACATACAGATGCAGAGACGACATCTAGGAAGAAAAAAACCATAGTCACTATGAGAGAGTATTATGCTTATCGTCTGTGTGAGGAAGCAATGACTCTCATACTTTGTGGGAGATTACGCCAACAATTCATGGTGGATGCATTGACCTGCATTCAAGAAGTTAGACTAGATTATGTACGCTTCAACCAAGGTACAATAAGAAAAGAAGTACTACGTGGGTTGACAGATGCATTTTCTCAGGGCCGGCTAAAGGGAGGTCCAGGCGGACCTCCAGCATCGGGCCACAAAATTTTAGGGGCCGAAAAAGAAATTatcttggttttttttttttgaggggaaagATTAGTGCTTCATTAATCAATGGCTAAAGAGTCCATGAGTACATATGGGGATATATTCACAGGATAAGAATACTCCCAAACTTGTTCGATTCCGAACGGCAATAATCTAGCTAGATGGTGGGCAACAAAGTTCCCGTCTCTTTTAACATGAGACCAAGCAACAAATTCAAAGGAGGAGCTGAGAAACAGAATATCATCTAGAACACCATCTAAATCCGAGAAGTAGGTAGTCCACTTAGTGAGGCGTGAGATTATTGACTGGTTATCAGACTCAACTATCACTTTGTTTAGTCCATACCTCTTGGCGAGTTTGACTGCGAAGAGAATTGCTTTGCATTCTGCGATTTCTGGAGGCCATCTCCCTCTGACTCTTCGAGTTCCTGCAAAGATTATAGCTCCTTGTGAGTCTCTTGCTGTTGCCCCTAGGCCAATCCACCCTTGTTCGCTCAGCGAAGCATCGCAATTAACCTTGACAAAACCAGAAGGAGGGGGTTTCCAAGTCCTGGGGCTGATTGGGGAGGTGTTGCTTATACGGTTGTAGATGCGATTGCTATACTTTCCTTGTTCCTCGACGAGCCGATTCACTCTTTCGCGGACCAGCAAATGTGGGATGTCTTTATTATTAAAGACTTTATCATTGCGCCTATTCCAAGTCCACCATAGCAACGCTGCTCCACGTTTTCTCACGGAGGCATCCAGTTTCTGCCACTTTTCAAGTATGTCTTTGAAATCTGCATTTTCATCCTCACATACTAGGTCCTCACAGTCACACTCCCTCCACAAGTCACGTACCGCTTGGCAAGCAAAAAGGGCGTGGTGCATGGTTTCTGAAACTCCAGGGCACCATGGGCAGTCCTCGATTTCCAGCATATGGCGGTGCTTTAGAAGAGCACGGGTTGGGAGGGAGTTTGTGCATAACCGCCATAGAAATTATCTTGGTTAAACCCCCTGAaacaaatattatatatttaacagctgctttattatatattatgtaATATTTATCCCAATTGGTTAGGAATTATAAGTGTGGTAGCAATGACCAGGGTTCAATTCTTCTCTGACcctttttttatttgctttttTCATGTCCATCAAACTTTTACATAAATTTTCACAAACCATCACACATAAAACGTTAAACCATATTATTAATTTGACTctatatttttgaaaaattaaaaaatattaatataataattatgtgttttacattaaataattgTCCGTAAAAATTTATAAGGGcccaatatttatattttagcACAGAGCCTCCAAATTACCGAGGACGGCCCTGTATTTTCTCGAGGGGATACAACACCAGCTTCAGTAGGGGAGCGTATAGTATTACCATCCTCAATTACAGGAAGGCCTAGGTAGATGATGCAAAACTACCAGGATGCAATGGCCATTTGTCGTTGGGCCGGGCCACCTGACCTTTTCATCACGTTCACATGTAATCCAACATGGAGCGAAATAATAGATTATGTGGCAGCCATTCCAGGGCAGCGACCAGAAGAACGACCGGACATAATTGCTAGTGTATTTAAGATCAAGCTTGATGAATTAATGAGAGATATAAGAATAAATGAACACTTTGGAAGGGCAATTGCAGGTATGAACACCAACACAATGGTAAATAAAGGAAATACAAACGTTTACGTACATAACAAGATTTGTTTAATTTTGCAGTAATTTACACAATTGAATTCCAAAAGAGTGGTCTACCCCATGCCAAAAATCTTCTATTTCTACATCCAGAGGCCAAGATTGACAACATAGAAGACATTGATCGGCTAATTTCAGCAGAACTTTCAGACAAAGAGACCGAACCCCTTGCATATGACCTAGACGTCCAACTTATGGTTCATGGGCCCTGTGGGGATATGAACCCGAAATGCCCATGCATCGAAGACGGAAAATGCTCCAAACACTATCCAAAAGAATTCAACACCGGAACCAAAGTAACAGATGAGGGTTTCCCACTATATAGGAGGCTTGATGATGGGCGAACAGCTACAAAAAATGGACAGACAATAGACAACATATTCATCATCCCCCCTAGTGTGGACCTATTGGTGAAGTACGGAGCACATATTAATGTAGAGTGGTGCAACAAAGACAAGTCTCTGAAATACATGTTCAGGTACATGAATAAGGGCCCAGATATGGCACTTGCAGTCATTGAAGAAGCACAAAGACcctcgggggggggggggggggggtggggggatGTACAGAATGGGCAGGAGCAAGTAGTTCATGAAATTGCTTCCTACCTAAATTGTAGGTACGTATATTTGTTTCAATTTATCAGTTTCATTTCCAGTGAGCTATACAAAATAGAAACAAAACTCGACACTTACCAACCACTGATTAGTTAACACACCTTAAATTACTGCTTAAAATATTCATATGATTAACATACTTTCATTTCACTCACGCTTGCCAAAAAACAACATTCTGACCCTGTTGCTTCCTACAAAAAATTGTAGGTACGTGTCAGCATCAGAAGCTTGCTGGAGAAATTTATTCCTTTGACATTCAATACAAGTACCCCTCAGTTGAGCGTTTAACCTACCATCTAGAAGATGAACAACAAGTGATCTTCAATGAAAACGAACCACTAGACATAGTACTTCAAAGAGCAAGAACAAGAAAAACAAGCTTAACATAGTGGTTTGAGGCAAACAAGATGTATCTAGAGGCTAGACAGCTCACGTATGCCGACTTTCCAACAAAGTGGTCATGGAAGAAAGATCTAAAGGTTTGGAAAAAAAAGGAAGTCAAAGAAGACAAAAATTGGGAGAATTTACTTTGCCCATCCTACCTCCGGTGAGAAATACTATTTGAGGATGCTCCTCAACATTGTAACAGGCCCAACCTGCTTTCAAGACATTCGCACGGTGATCCAATGGAATAATTCTCCCCACTTACAAATAAGCATGTTATATACTGGGATTACTTGCCAAGGACAACGAGTGGCACGAGGCACTAACTACAGCTGCAATATGGTCCACCGCACCACAACTCAGAAAGCTCTTCGTAACAATCCTACTATTTTGTGAGGTGTCAGACCCAAAAAACCTTTGGGAGAAGCACTGGCAGACTCTCTCCGATGACATCCTTTACCGCTAAACACGACATCTAGGTATTCATGACTTGTGCCTAACTGATGAAGAAATCCATAACTACTCTCTCTATGAGATTGATCAAATCTTAAAAAGAGGAAACATAAGCCTCAAAGAATTTGGGGGAATCCCACTCCCTGATGTTGCATTAATTCAAGACACTGGTAATCGGATGGTAATGGAGGAGTTGAATTACGACACATCCACATTGGCGCAACAAACAAATGACCTTCAAAGAGGTCTAAATGCCGAGCAGAAACAAGTATTCGACAACATACTACAAGAAGTATACCAAAGAGAAGGCGGTGTATTTTTTGTATATGGAAGTGCAGGAACAGGAAAAACTTATTTGTGAAGAACATTAATATCCAAGCTATGCTCTGAAAATCACATAGTCCTTGTTGTGGCTTCATCGGGTATGCAACATTGCTTCTGCCAGGAGGACGTACAGcacattccaggttcaaaatcCCTATAAAACTCAATGAAAGCTCTTGCTGTAATATTGACCAGGGATCTGATCTGGCCCACCTAATAGAGAAGGCGAGGCTCATCATAcctaagtgt
This sequence is a window from Spinacia oleracea cultivar Varoflay chromosome 1, BTI_SOV_V1, whole genome shotgun sequence. Protein-coding genes within it:
- the LOC110793957 gene encoding uncharacterized protein, translating into MEVDKEKARQARLSRRYIIMQRDNKTRVAIALQENNDHNQQTPMSIVNRGSSQSHAYCRKRRANNAESSSSSRRRQRSTTVTSECSIQRTAVYLNTTTADVTAMESINSSNISQSTSPTLQHQRKYNTTWNFGGPKERCSHCSARVWIEERVKSVGSVDNPKFSICCQRGKVQVPKLK
- the LOC110793955 gene encoding uncharacterized protein, with protein sequence MLEIEDCPWCPGVSETMHHALFACQAVRDLWRECDCEDLVCEDENADFKDILEKWQKLDASVRKRGAALLWWTWNRRNDKVFNNKDIPHLLVRERVNRLVEEQGKYSNRIYNRISNTSPISPRTWKPPPSGFVKVNCDASLSEQGWIGLGATARDSQGAIIFAGTRRVRGRWPPEIAECKAILFAVKLAKRYGLNKVIVESDNQSIISRLTKWTTYFSDLDGVLDDILFLSSSFEFVAWSHVKRDGNFVAHHLARLLPFGIEQVWEYSYPVNISPYVLMDSLAID